Sequence from the Feifania hominis genome:
GATAATGCAGTTTGACTTAGTATGCCGATTTTGCCGCTCAAAAATGCGGCGCGAACGGAAACTTTGTGATATAATAAGCCGCAGAGCGGCTATGGTCATCGATTTCAGGCCGCTCTCGTCCCTGCGGGACGGCTGAAGCCATGGCCACTCTATCGAACGCGGGCAGTTCTATCCCCGCGGACAACGAAAGACATGGTCAGGCATGGCATGCAAGGTTATTTTTTTGAATCAGATGGGGGATTTTCTGTCATGGGCGACGTTTTGCTGCGGGCATTCTGCTTTGTGTTTCTCATTTTTCTTGGCTTTATTCTCAAGCGGGTGGGGCTGTTCAAACAGGGTGAGTACCGGGTCATCTCCAAAGTGGTGCTCAACATCACATTGCCCGCTGCGGTCATCACGAGCTTTGCCACCTACGACAGTCCGCCCTCTCTCTTGATACTGGTGGTCATCGGCTTTGCCTGCAATCTACTGATGTTCGGTGTGGGTTACATCACAAGCCGGGGAAAACCTGCCGGTGAGCGCGCCTTTCGTATGCTCAATTACCCGGGCTACAACATTGGCTGCTTTACGCTGCCCTTTGTGCAGAGCTTTCTTGGCCCGCTCGGCGTCATTGCCACCTGCATGTTTGATACCGGCAACTCCATGATGTGCATGGGCGGCTCCTACGCGCTGACTTCCACCATTCTGGGAGTGGGCGAGCGGGGCACGGCAAAGGGCTTTCTCAAAAAATGCGTTTCCTCGGTGCCGCTTGACACCTATGTCATCATGCTGCTGGTGAGCCTTGCGAAAGTCCCGGTTCCCAATGCGGTAGTCACGCTGACCTCGCTCATCGGCGGGGCAAACGGAGTGCTGGCCATGCTCATGATCGGCATGATGTTTGAAATTCACTTTGAAAAAGCCTATTTCAAGCAGGCCGCCGTCACACTTGGTGTCCGCTACGGGTTCGCGGCGGTGCTCGCGGCACTGTTCTACTTTGCGACGCCTTTCCCGCTCGTTGTGCGTCAGGTGCTTGCAATTGTGGTTTTTGCGCCGATCACCTCCGTCACACCGGTCTACACGGAGCAGTGCGGTGGCGACGGAGCGCTTGCCAGCTTTACAAACTCGGTGGCGATTCTGCTGAGTGTCGCCATCATCACGGGTCTGCTGCTCGCCATGGGCATTGGCTAGGCCTGCGCAGGATTGCCGCCGGCTCTGCCGGAAAAAGATGCAAAATACAACAGCCTGGGAGGAATATCAAATGTCACTCGAAAAAGCAAAGCAGTATCTCACAGCGCGCGGCATGGCCGAGCGTGTCATGATGTTCGACGTGTCGAGCGCAACGGTGGAGCTCGCAGCGCAGGCGGTGGGGGTCGAACCTGCGCGCATTGCAAAGACACTCTCCTTTGAGTGCGGGGAGCAGTGCATATTGCTTGTGACCGCGGGGGACAGTAAGATCGACAACGCAAAATTCAAAGCGCAGTTTGGCCGCAAGGCGAAAATGCTGCCGCCCGATGAAGTGGAGCGCCTGACCGGGTATGCAGTCGGCGGCGTCTGCCCGTTTGACAATCCGGCGGCCGCCGTCTGCTACACCGACATATCGCTTCGACGCTTCGACACGGTGTACCCCGCCTGCGGCAGCGACAACTCCGCCGTACGGCTGACTCCGGATGAACTCTTTGTCCTGTCGGGCAGCCGCGGGGACGTCGATGTCTGCAAGGGGTGGCAGCCGGCCGACTGAGAGGGGAGTGCCATGCAAAAACCCACAGATTGCCGCATCACGCCGCAGGAGGCTCTTGCGATGATGCAAAGTGAATCTTGCACCGTGGTCGATGTGCGCACCGAGAGCGAGTATTACACCGGGCGCATCGGCAACGCGATTCTAATTCCGGAGGATGAGCTTCTCGACCATGCCGGCGAACTGCTGCCCGATCGCGGCGAGCCGGTACTGGTCTACTGCGCAAGCGGCAGCCGCAGCAGACGCGCCGCGCTGCTGCTGACGGGCCTCGGCTACCGTAGAGTCTACGATCTCGGGGGCATCGAAAACTGGCCCTATGGGCGCAACCTGCCCTAGAACAAAAGAGAGGACGGCAAATGCCGTCCTCTTTTGGATATTGACGCCTCTGCGGCCCCATAATAATCCGATGGATTTTGATATGGAGGGGACTGCATGTACGGCAGGCGCTATTTTGAGGGGTGGTACATCAAGCATCAAAACGCGGACGGGACGCTCGCACTGATTCCCGGCGTGAGCGCCGATGCGCGGGGGCGGCGCACGGCGTTTGTTCAGGTGATCACACACAGGGGCGTCTACCAGGCGGACTACCCCTATGAGAGTTTTTCAGCGGACCGCAGGCACTTTCGCCTGCGGGTCGGCGATTGTCTCTTCGGTCCGGCGGGGGCTCGTATCGACATTGACCGGCCGGACTTTCGCTGCCGTGGAGAACTCGCCTACGGACCCTTTACGCCGCTGCGCTATGACATCATGGGCCCCTTTTGCGCGGTGCCTTTCATGGAGTGCCGCCACGGCGTGGTGAGCATGGGCCACACCGTCGACGGCGAGGTGGAACTCGACGGGGAGCGCTATCTCTTTGAGCGGGACGCGGGCTATATTGAAACCGACCGCGGGCGCTCCTTTCCCCAGAGCTATGCCTGGGTGCAGTGCAACGGCTTTGCAGGTCCCCGTGACAGCGTCATGGCGGCCGTTGCCACGATTCCGATGGGACCGGTGCGCTTTACCGGGTGCCTTTGCGCACTCACGCTGGGCGGCCGGGAGACGCGGCTTGCGAGCTATCTCGGCGCGCGGGTTCAAAAGACACGGGAAGACTGCATCCGAATCCGGCAGGGCAATCTGCTCTTTGAGGCGCAGCGCCTTGCGGGGCAGACCCAGCCGCTGCGTGCGCCGCTCGGCGGCGCGATGAGCTGCGTCATCCACGAGGCGGCGCGCTGCACGGTGCGCCTGCGCCTGCTGCGGGGGGAACGCGTACTTTGGGAGAACACCTGTGACAGTGCAGCCTTTGAGCGGGTGGACAGCCTGACCGCAAGCCGGTATAATGGGTGACAGGAGGCGACTATATGCTCATTTTTCTCTCACCCGCACTGAATATGCGCGCGGCCCAGGCGCCGGTTGAGGCGAGACAGCCGCGCTTTCTGCCTGAGACGCGGCAGCTGGTGGACGAACTTCGCAGACGCAGCCCGTGGCAGCTTGAGAGTCTTCTGCGCTGCAATTCCGAGATTGCGCTTCGGGCCTTTGCAGCTTACCGTGACTTTGATATGGACGCAGCGGGCACACCGGCGGCCGCCGGCTATTACGGCATCGCCTACACCCATTTGAACGCAGCCTCATTCACCGCGCAGGACTATGCCTATGCCGACGGTCATCTGCGTATTTTGAGCGCACTGTACGGTTCTCTGCGCCCGTCGGACGGCATTTCTCCCCATCGTCTCGAGATGCAGACCCGGCTTCGGGTGGAGGGGCGCGACTTATACGGCTTCTGGGGTGACCGGCTGTACCGAGATCTGTTTGAGCGGGGCGAGCCGGTGCTCAGTCTCGCGTCGGGCGAGTACGAGAGAGCGGTATCGCCCTATTTGCGCCCGCGTGACCGTATGGTGAGCGCGCGTTTTCTCGTCTCACGGCGCGGGCGGTGGGTGGTCTTGCCGACCGAGGCGAAGATGGCGCGCGGGGAAATGGCGCGCCACGTGATTCAAAACCGCATCGACGATCTCGGCGGCGTCATGGAATTTGACTGGAATGGCTACCGCTACGCGCCTGCGCTGTCGGACGGGCGGATTATGACCTTTTTGCAGGAGAGGTGAGACATGTCGGTTACCTGGAATCTCTGGCACGGGTGCCACCGCAAGAGTGCGGGGTGTCTCAACTGCTATGTCTATCGCTCGGATGAGCGCCACGGCAGAACGCCGAATATTGTCACAAAGACCGCAGATTTCAATCTGCCCGTGCAGCGTACACGAAGCGGAGAATACCGGGTCGCGCCGGGGGAGATGGTCTACACCTGTTTCACATCGGACTTTCTGGTGGAGGACGCTGACATCTGGCGCCCCGATGCCTGGCGGATGATGCGTGAGAGAAGCGATTTGACCTTTCTGTTCATCACCAAGCGCATCGAGCGGCTCATGGACTGTGTGCCGCCCGACTGGGGCGACGGCTATGACAACGTGCGCATCTGCTGTACCATGGAAAACCAGGATCGGGCAGACTATCGTCTGCCTCTGCTCAAGGCGGCCCCGATCAAATACAAGGGGATCATCTGTGAGCCGCTGCTCGGGCCGATCGACCTGCGCGCCGGACTTGGAGCATGGGTCGACGAACTCGTCGCCGGCGGGGAGTCGGGCAGCACCGCGCGCCCCTGTGACTACGAGTGGATTCTCGATCTGCGCCGCCAGTGCATGGAGCAGGGAATCCGCTTCTGGTTCAAGCAGACCGGCGCGCGTTTCATCAAGGATGGGCGGCTCTACCGTGTGCCGCGCCGGCTGCAGCACAGCCAGGCGCGCCGCGCGGGCATCAACTACATTCCGCCCGGTCAGAAGCCGGTTCCCGCTCCCTATGGGCGGGACAGCGAAGAATGATTTTTCAGCAGCGATACAGGGTGCTTTTGCGCAATCGAAGAGTATGAAAAAAGGGTCCGGTAAGCAAAGCTTACGGGACCCTTTCAATTGACAGGTAAAAGCCTCTATTTTAATTTGGTCTGTCCCAGCGGGCGGCGAAAGTAGTCGCGCGTGGTCTTGATGACAACGCCGGACAGCCCCAGAAGCGCGATGAGGTTTGGAATCGCCATGAGGCCGTTGAGCGTATCGGCGATCTTCCACACCAGTGAGAGATTGAGCGTCGCGCCCACCACAATGGCGGCGAGATAGATGATCTTGTAGACCACGGTCGCACCACCGCCGAAGAGATACTCAACGCAGCGCTCGCCGTAGTAGGACCAGCCGAGAATGGTTGAAAACGCGAAAAAGACCATCGCCACGGTGACAAAGATGCTGCCAAAGCCCGGAAAAGCAAGTTCAAACGCGGCCGAACTGATCTCCGCGTCGCCGATTCCGCTGCCGAGCAGCCCCGAAGTCAGAATGGCAAACGCCGTGACCGAGCAGCCGAGTATGGTGTCAAAGAAGACCTCGAACACGCCCCAGACGCCCTGCTTGACCGGGTGATCCACATCCGCCGCAGCGTGTACGATGGGGGCCGAGCCGAGACCGGCCTCATTGGAGAAGACGCCGCGCGCGACGCCGTATTTCATGGCATTGAAGATCACATAGCCCGCAACACCACCGCCGACGGCGCGAAAGCTGAACGCCTCACGAAACACAAGTGAGAGCGCGTCGGGCAGAGCCGCGCGGTTGACCACCAGAATGGCGACACCGCCAAGCAGATAGGGAATGGCCATAAAGGGTACCATCTTCTCGGTGACGCTGCCGATGCGGCGGATCCCCCCGAGAATGACAAGCCCTACGATGAGCGCAGCCACAAGCCCTGTGACAAGGGGAGGGATGTGGAAAGTGGCCCTGAGATTCGCCGAGATGGAATTGACCTGGGTCATGTTGCCGATGCCGAAAGAGGCGAGCGCGGCAAACAGCGCGAACACGACGGCGAGGGGCTTGAGATGCAACCCCTTTTCAATGTAGTACATGGGCCCGCCCACATACTCGCCGCGTTCATTGACCGTACGGAATTTGATGGCGAGCACAATCTCGGCGTATTTGGTGGCCATGCCGAAGAACGCCGATACCCACATCCAGAACAGCGCGCCCGGCCCGCCGGCAATGATCGCGGTGGCGACGCCGACGATGTTGCCCGTACCGATGGTTCCCGCGAGCGCTGTCGTCAGCGCCTGAAAGGGGGAGATGCCCCGCTTGCCCGAGCGGCGGCCGCTGCCGCCGAAGAGGGAGCCGATGGTGTTCTTGCAGATGAAAAAGAACCGTTTGATCTGTAAAAAGTTACACCGAACCGTAAAGAAAATACCGGTGCCCACGAGCAGCACCAGCATAAACGGCCCCCAGACAAAGGCGTTGACCGTATTGACGACATTCTCAAAGCCGCGGGCGACCGGTGCGAGACGCTCGCCGATGGTTGTGAAAAAATTTGTGAGTGCTTCCAAGCGTGTATTCCACCTTCCTGCGGGGCTATATTTCGCTGAGCAGGGCGCGCACCACCTGCTCCACCGGAGCATCCGCGCGCAGCGCGAGGTGGCAGTTTCGCTCATAGTGCGTCCGGCGCTGCCGGTATAACATACTTATGCCGCCGAGCAGGTCTTCATGCCGCAAAAGTGGACGCGTCGTATCGCCGATCAGATTCCGGTGGCAGAATTCCACGGGGACGTCGAGCCAGCACACGAGACAGCGCTCCCGTAAAAGCTCAAAGTTCTGCGGGAAGACCATGGCCCCCCCGCCGAGTGCAATTACGGTGCGCTCGCGACCGGCGAGCTGCGTAAGACAGGCCGATTCCAGCCTGCGAAAAGCGGGTTCTCCCTGTGTGCGGAAGATTTCGCTGATTGGGCCATGTACCCGCTCAATTTCGACGTCCGCATCCACAAAGTCAAAGCCCAGAGCGTCGGCGAGCGCGCGGCCCACCGTGGACTTGCCGCAGCCCATGAAGCCGGACAGGGCGATGTTCCGGCGGCCGTGAATCTGCAAAAGCCGCTTTTGTGCAAGCCGGGCGAGCAGGAGACGCTCGGCGTCGAGAAGAATCGGCTCGGGCGTGTGGGTGTCAAGCCAGATGTCCTCGGCGGCCGCGCCCTGAATCACGAGCATCGCAAGGCCGTTTTGCCCGCGTGCGCCGCACGAGCGGGCCTCGCGCAGAAGCCGGGTCAGCGGCGGGTTGTAGATGGTGTCGAACACATACTGCACGCCGTCGGGCAGCGCAGCCGGCAAGCCGTTTTCAGCCGGCGACATTCCCACCGGCGTCGCGTTGACGACAAGGGAGAAAGAAGCGCTTGGCAGCGAGTCGAACCCGGTGCTGTGCGCGCCGCAGGCCTCGGCGAGAGCGTGTGCCTGCTCCGGTCGGCGCGCCGCCACACAGAGCCGGGCGCCCTGCGCGTGCAGAACACGCGCGATCACCTGCGCCACGCCGCCGGCGCCGAGCAGCAGAGCGGATTTTCCCGCCGGGTCATAGTCGCGCTCGAGTGCCCGCGCAAAACCGTCAAAATCGGTGTTGTATCCAGTGAGCCGCCCCGCTTCGACCCGGACGGTGTTGCACGCGCCGAGCGCGCGCACACGGTCGTCGCAGCCATCGAGCAGGGGGAGGATGGCCTGTTTGTGGGGGATGGTGACGTTGAAGCCTGAGAGAATCTCCCGCGCGCGCGCCACCGCGGCGCCGAGGGACTCCGGCGGCACGTCGATGGCTATGTAGTCGGCATCGATGCCGGCGCGCCCCAATAAAAAAGTGTGGAGCTCGGGGGAAACCGAGTGCTCCACGGGGTGGCCGAAGAGTGCAAAAGTGCGCCGCGTCGGCCGGTATTGCAGGAACTGTTCAAAGGTCATAGGC
This genomic interval carries:
- a CDS encoding AEC family transporter; this encodes MGDVLLRAFCFVFLIFLGFILKRVGLFKQGEYRVISKVVLNITLPAAVITSFATYDSPPSLLILVVIGFACNLLMFGVGYITSRGKPAGERAFRMLNYPGYNIGCFTLPFVQSFLGPLGVIATCMFDTGNSMMCMGGSYALTSTILGVGERGTAKGFLKKCVSSVPLDTYVIMLLVSLAKVPVPNAVVTLTSLIGGANGVLAMLMIGMMFEIHFEKAYFKQAAVTLGVRYGFAAVLAALFYFATPFPLVVRQVLAIVVFAPITSVTPVYTEQCGGDGALASFTNSVAILLSVAIITGLLLAMGIG
- a CDS encoding YbaK/EbsC family protein, which encodes MSLEKAKQYLTARGMAERVMMFDVSSATVELAAQAVGVEPARIAKTLSFECGEQCILLVTAGDSKIDNAKFKAQFGRKAKMLPPDEVERLTGYAVGGVCPFDNPAAAVCYTDISLRRFDTVYPACGSDNSAVRLTPDELFVLSGSRGDVDVCKGWQPAD
- a CDS encoding DUF5131 family protein, translated to MSVTWNLWHGCHRKSAGCLNCYVYRSDERHGRTPNIVTKTADFNLPVQRTRSGEYRVAPGEMVYTCFTSDFLVEDADIWRPDAWRMMRERSDLTFLFITKRIERLMDCVPPDWGDGYDNVRICCTMENQDRADYRLPLLKAAPIKYKGIICEPLLGPIDLRAGLGAWVDELVAGGESGSTARPCDYEWILDLRRQCMEQGIRFWFKQTGARFIKDGRLYRVPRRLQHSQARRAGINYIPPGQKPVPAPYGRDSEE
- a CDS encoding rhodanese-like domain-containing protein, translated to MQKPTDCRITPQEALAMMQSESCTVVDVRTESEYYTGRIGNAILIPEDELLDHAGELLPDRGEPVLVYCASGSRSRRAALLLTGLGYRRVYDLGGIENWPYGRNLP
- a CDS encoding YaaA family protein, whose amino-acid sequence is MLIFLSPALNMRAAQAPVEARQPRFLPETRQLVDELRRRSPWQLESLLRCNSEIALRAFAAYRDFDMDAAGTPAAAGYYGIAYTHLNAASFTAQDYAYADGHLRILSALYGSLRPSDGISPHRLEMQTRLRVEGRDLYGFWGDRLYRDLFERGEPVLSLASGEYERAVSPYLRPRDRMVSARFLVSRRGRWVVLPTEAKMARGEMARHVIQNRIDDLGGVMEFDWNGYRYAPALSDGRIMTFLQER
- a CDS encoding tocopherol cyclase family protein, with translation MYGRRYFEGWYIKHQNADGTLALIPGVSADARGRRTAFVQVITHRGVYQADYPYESFSADRRHFRLRVGDCLFGPAGARIDIDRPDFRCRGELAYGPFTPLRYDIMGPFCAVPFMECRHGVVSMGHTVDGEVELDGERYLFERDAGYIETDRGRSFPQSYAWVQCNGFAGPRDSVMAAVATIPMGPVRFTGCLCALTLGGRETRLASYLGARVQKTREDCIRIRQGNLLFEAQRLAGQTQPLRAPLGGAMSCVIHEAARCTVRLRLLRGERVLWENTCDSAAFERVDSLTASRYNG
- the aroE gene encoding shikimate dehydrogenase, with product MTFEQFLQYRPTRRTFALFGHPVEHSVSPELHTFLLGRAGIDADYIAIDVPPESLGAAVARAREILSGFNVTIPHKQAILPLLDGCDDRVRALGACNTVRVEAGRLTGYNTDFDGFARALERDYDPAGKSALLLGAGGVAQVIARVLHAQGARLCVAARRPEQAHALAEACGAHSTGFDSLPSASFSLVVNATPVGMSPAENGLPAALPDGVQYVFDTIYNPPLTRLLREARSCGARGQNGLAMLVIQGAAAEDIWLDTHTPEPILLDAERLLLARLAQKRLLQIHGRRNIALSGFMGCGKSTVGRALADALGFDFVDADVEIERVHGPISEIFRTQGEPAFRRLESACLTQLAGRERTVIALGGGAMVFPQNFELLRERCLVCWLDVPVEFCHRNLIGDTTRPLLRHEDLLGGISMLYRQRRTHYERNCHLALRADAPVEQVVRALLSEI
- a CDS encoding alanine/glycine:cation symporter family protein, with amino-acid sequence MLVLLVGTGIFFTVRCNFLQIKRFFFICKNTIGSLFGGSGRRSGKRGISPFQALTTALAGTIGTGNIVGVATAIIAGGPGALFWMWVSAFFGMATKYAEIVLAIKFRTVNERGEYVGGPMYYIEKGLHLKPLAVVFALFAALASFGIGNMTQVNSISANLRATFHIPPLVTGLVAALIVGLVILGGIRRIGSVTEKMVPFMAIPYLLGGVAILVVNRAALPDALSLVFREAFSFRAVGGGVAGYVIFNAMKYGVARGVFSNEAGLGSAPIVHAAADVDHPVKQGVWGVFEVFFDTILGCSVTAFAILTSGLLGSGIGDAEISSAAFELAFPGFGSIFVTVAMVFFAFSTILGWSYYGERCVEYLFGGGATVVYKIIYLAAIVVGATLNLSLVWKIADTLNGLMAIPNLIALLGLSGVVIKTTRDYFRRPLGQTKLK